One Micromonospora sp. WMMD1120 genomic region harbors:
- a CDS encoding NUDIX domain-containing protein: protein MIPRSRVTGRAVFYQTFYRLPLPVRRRLVRLAVPKYIVGAVTLVRDAEATGAGRLLMLRQPPGKGWSLPAGLLNRGEAPVVGAARELFEESGIRLRPSRLRPAVPNAIVHAKGWVDMVFETEVPASTTTLTVDGGEVFEAAWHPLDDLPRLTWPTARLLAYYDIGPLAGQFPPPVPDEAP, encoded by the coding sequence ATGATCCCCCGTTCCCGCGTCACCGGTCGGGCCGTTTTCTACCAGACCTTCTACCGACTGCCGCTACCGGTGCGCCGGCGTCTGGTCCGACTGGCCGTGCCCAAGTACATCGTCGGCGCGGTCACCCTGGTCCGCGACGCGGAGGCGACCGGCGCGGGGCGGCTGCTGATGCTGCGTCAGCCGCCGGGAAAGGGCTGGTCCCTCCCCGCCGGCCTGCTCAACCGGGGCGAGGCCCCGGTGGTGGGCGCGGCGCGGGAGCTGTTCGAGGAGTCCGGCATCCGGCTCCGCCCGTCGCGGCTGCGCCCGGCGGTGCCGAACGCGATAGTGCACGCCAAGGGTTGGGTGGACATGGTGTTCGAGACGGAGGTGCCGGCCTCCACCACCACGTTGACCGTGGACGGCGGCGAGGTCTTCGAGGCCGCCTGGCACCCCCTCGACGACCTGCCCAGGCTGACCTGGCCGACCGCCCGCCTGCTCGCCTACTACGACATCGGGCCGCTGGCCGGGCAGTTCCCGCCACCGGTGCCCGACGAGGCCCCGTGA
- a CDS encoding sugar phosphate nucleotidyltransferase: MSDAAGAVAGLCAVVLAAGEGTRLRPLTERVPKALCPVGNVPLLDRALARLAGLGLTGPDRVAVNACYLGDQVVAHVGDRAHLSVEPGDPLGTAGGVANLRDWIDGRPVLVGNADAYLADPATPPGPDVAALLDGWDGHSVRLLGQPAADPAAAGTFSGHCFTGFSLLPWRLVRDLPVVFSDLVRAVWRPAEAAGALEVVTYPGTFIDTGTPADYLAANLHAAGGGSLVDGSATVTGRCVESVVGAGARVDGDVCRCVVWPGAVVGPDERLREAVRAGDGHTVPAAARG, encoded by the coding sequence GTGAGCGACGCGGCCGGCGCGGTGGCGGGGCTGTGCGCCGTGGTGCTGGCGGCCGGCGAGGGCACGCGGCTCCGTCCCCTCACCGAACGGGTGCCCAAGGCGCTCTGCCCGGTGGGCAACGTGCCCCTGCTGGACAGGGCGTTGGCCCGGCTGGCCGGGCTCGGCCTGACCGGCCCCGACCGGGTCGCGGTGAACGCCTGCTACCTCGGCGACCAGGTGGTCGCGCACGTCGGTGACCGCGCGCACCTGTCGGTCGAGCCGGGCGACCCGCTGGGCACCGCGGGCGGGGTGGCCAACCTGCGGGACTGGATCGACGGCCGACCGGTGCTGGTCGGCAACGCCGACGCGTACCTCGCCGACCCGGCGACTCCCCCGGGCCCGGACGTGGCCGCCCTGCTCGACGGCTGGGACGGGCACTCCGTACGCCTGCTCGGTCAGCCGGCCGCGGACCCGGCGGCTGCCGGCACCTTCTCCGGGCACTGCTTCACCGGCTTCTCGCTGCTGCCCTGGCGGCTGGTCCGTGACCTGCCGGTCGTCTTCTCCGACCTGGTCCGGGCCGTGTGGCGCCCGGCCGAGGCGGCGGGCGCGCTGGAGGTGGTCACCTACCCGGGCACCTTCATCGACACCGGCACCCCGGCCGACTACCTGGCGGCCAACCTGCACGCGGCCGGCGGCGGCAGTCTCGTGGACGGGTCCGCGACGGTGACCGGCCGGTGTGTGGAGTCGGTGGTCGGCGCGGGGGCGCGGGTGGACGGCGACGTGTGCCGCTGCGTGGTGTGGCCGGGCGCGGTCGTGGGTCCCGACGAGCGGCTGCGCGAGGCTGTCCGCGCCGGCGACGGCCACACCGTCCCGGCCGCCGCGCGCGGCTGA
- a CDS encoding Lrp/AsnC ligand binding domain-containing protein yields MITAIVLIDCATDAIPEVAETLANLPGVSEVYSVAGHVDLIAVVRVREFDQIAQVIAGSISKTPGVLNTESHIAFRAYSQHDLEEAFAIGLAGAD; encoded by the coding sequence GTGATCACCGCGATCGTGCTGATCGACTGCGCCACCGACGCGATTCCCGAGGTGGCGGAGACCCTGGCCAACCTTCCCGGTGTCAGCGAGGTCTACTCGGTGGCCGGGCACGTCGACCTCATTGCCGTCGTCCGGGTCCGCGAGTTCGACCAGATCGCCCAGGTGATCGCGGGCAGCATCTCCAAGACGCCGGGGGTGCTCAACACCGAGTCGCACATCGCGTTCCGCGCGTACTCCCAGCACGACCTGGAGGAGGCGTTCGCGATCGGCCTCGCCGGCGCCGACTGA
- a CDS encoding DUF4142 domain-containing protein, with protein MLGIKRLGLLAALVLVGVAPAAAAQAAAQPSTQDTQYLQAVHQVNLFEITAGDLAQQKGQNQGVKDLGAMFKADHTQLDQTVQQTASQLGVELPNEPSADQQAVIDQLNNASGAEFDRLWVTSELAGHVQAIQATQTEISQGSEPSVVQLAQTALPTLQAHYDELVQLANELGIPVPQTSASGTPSPGGTGTESPAPGGTGTESPAPGTGTESPAPGGGTTETPAPGVS; from the coding sequence ATGTTGGGTATCAAACGCCTCGGCCTGTTGGCCGCGCTGGTGCTGGTGGGTGTCGCGCCGGCCGCGGCCGCGCAGGCCGCGGCACAGCCGTCGACCCAGGACACCCAGTACCTGCAGGCGGTTCACCAGGTCAACCTGTTCGAGATCACCGCCGGCGACCTGGCCCAGCAGAAGGGCCAGAACCAGGGGGTGAAGGACCTGGGCGCGATGTTCAAGGCCGATCACACCCAGCTGGACCAGACGGTGCAGCAGACCGCGTCCCAGCTCGGTGTGGAACTGCCGAACGAGCCCAGCGCCGACCAGCAGGCGGTCATCGACCAGCTGAACAACGCCAGCGGTGCGGAGTTCGACAGGCTCTGGGTGACGAGTGAGCTGGCCGGTCACGTCCAGGCCATCCAGGCCACCCAGACGGAGATCTCGCAGGGCTCCGAGCCGTCGGTGGTCCAGTTGGCGCAGACCGCCCTGCCGACGCTGCAGGCGCACTACGACGAGCTGGTGCAGCTCGCCAACGAGCTGGGCATCCCGGTCCCGCAGACCAGCGCCAGCGGCACGCCCAGCCCGGGCGGCACCGGCACCGAGTCGCCGGCTCCCGGCGGCACCGGCACCGAGTCGCCGGCTCCGGGCACCGGCACCGAGTCGCCGGCTCCGGGCGGCGGCACCACCGAGACGCCGGCTCCCGGCGTGAGCTGA
- a CDS encoding ubiquinol-cytochrome c reductase cytochrome b subunit, giving the protein MKRRKLDLAAMPGKAAEEVDDRFQVATPLRKLLNKVFPDHWSFLLGEIALFSFVVLLLTGVFLTFFFEPAMTEVVYDGSYAPLQGTPMSAAYASSLDISFDVRGGLVMRQMHHWAALLFMAAIVVHMLRVFFTGAFRKPREANWIIGSLLFWVGFLAGFTGYSLPDDGLSGTGLRIASAIMLSIPVIGSWVTSSIFGGEFPGTIIISRFFIAHVLLIPGLLVALISVHLGLVFKQKHTQWPGPGRTNGNVVGERMFPRYALKQGGFFMVVFGVIALMGGLFQINPIWLFGPYEAWVVSAASQPDWYVMFLDGSTRLMPAWEINIPIGDGYVIPPLFWPTVVLPGILVGLSTMYPFLEARQLKDRKSHNLLQRPRDAPARTAVGAMAVAFYVVLTLSGANDVIADKFQISLNAMTWAGRVGLLVLPPLAYYVTYRLCLGLQQHDREVLAHGVETGIIRRLPDGRFVEVHQPLSASNGHADGHGELEYVGWVVPKKMNRLGALGPAIRGFFYPIERPVEAPVSPGHPPVEPRPEREEVTSGESRR; this is encoded by the coding sequence ATGAAGCGTCGAAAGCTTGACCTTGCGGCGATGCCGGGCAAGGCCGCGGAGGAAGTGGACGACCGCTTCCAAGTGGCCACCCCGCTGCGCAAGCTGCTGAACAAGGTCTTCCCGGACCACTGGTCCTTCCTGCTCGGCGAGATCGCGCTGTTCTCGTTCGTCGTGCTGCTGCTGACCGGTGTGTTCCTCACCTTCTTCTTCGAGCCGGCGATGACCGAGGTGGTCTACGACGGCAGCTACGCGCCGTTGCAGGGCACGCCGATGTCCGCCGCGTACGCCTCCAGCCTGGACATCTCGTTCGACGTCCGGGGCGGTCTGGTGATGCGGCAGATGCACCACTGGGCGGCGCTGCTGTTCATGGCCGCGATCGTCGTGCACATGCTGCGGGTCTTCTTCACCGGCGCGTTCCGCAAGCCGCGTGAGGCCAACTGGATCATCGGTTCGCTGCTGTTCTGGGTTGGCTTCCTGGCCGGCTTCACCGGTTACTCGCTGCCGGACGACGGCCTGTCCGGCACCGGCCTGCGGATCGCCTCGGCGATCATGCTGTCCATCCCGGTGATCGGCTCCTGGGTCACCTCGTCGATCTTCGGTGGCGAGTTCCCCGGCACGATCATCATCAGCCGGTTCTTCATCGCCCACGTGCTGCTCATCCCGGGTCTGCTGGTCGCCCTGATCAGCGTCCACCTGGGCCTGGTCTTCAAGCAGAAGCACACCCAGTGGCCCGGCCCCGGCCGGACCAACGGCAACGTGGTCGGCGAGCGGATGTTCCCGCGCTACGCGCTGAAGCAGGGCGGCTTCTTCATGGTCGTCTTCGGCGTCATCGCGCTGATGGGCGGTCTGTTCCAGATCAACCCGATCTGGCTGTTCGGCCCGTACGAGGCGTGGGTGGTCTCGGCCGCCAGCCAGCCCGACTGGTATGTCATGTTCCTCGACGGCTCGACCCGACTCATGCCGGCCTGGGAGATCAACATCCCGATCGGCGACGGGTACGTGATTCCGCCGCTGTTCTGGCCGACCGTCGTGCTGCCCGGCATCCTGGTGGGTCTCTCGACGATGTATCCGTTCCTGGAGGCCCGGCAGCTCAAGGACCGCAAGAGCCACAACCTGCTCCAGCGTCCCCGGGACGCGCCGGCCCGTACCGCCGTCGGCGCCATGGCCGTCGCGTTCTACGTCGTGCTGACGCTCTCCGGGGCCAACGACGTGATCGCCGACAAGTTCCAGATCAGCCTGAACGCGATGACCTGGGCGGGTCGGGTCGGCCTGCTGGTGCTCCCGCCGCTGGCGTACTACGTCACGTACCGGCTCTGCCTCGGTCTGCAGCAACACGACCGGGAGGTGCTCGCGCACGGCGTGGAGACCGGCATCATCCGACGCCTGCCGGACGGTCGGTTCGTCGAGGTGCACCAGCCGCTCAGCGCGTCCAACGGGCACGCGGACGGTCACGGTGAGCTGGAGTACGTCGGCTGGGTCGTGCCGAAGAAGATGAACCGCCTGGGGGCCCTCGGTCCGGCCATCCGGGGCTTCTTCTACCCGATCGAGCGTCCGGTCGAGGCGCCGGTCTCGCCGGGCCACCCGCCGGTCGAGCCCCGACCGGAGCGCGAGGAGGTCACCAGCGGCGAGAGCCGCCGCTGA
- a CDS encoding Rieske 2Fe-2S domain-containing protein translates to MSTHTEHQAPQGQEPLDVNDPRLTRFDIVREGARRDDIEIVHYEPQVLPGTKAERRLTRVVAGFFLITGLAATAFLAIYIWWPWKYEAGRGGDKFYTPLLGLTLGVALLAVGFGILTWGKKLLPKEVSIQDRHEGAVDADGRTITGQTMLYMADELGVKRRPLLGISLLAGLAPVAAVAAAPLVGGLISQPHKNNQMFTTGFAPAEGGQKIRLVREDGRPVRPADISAGGQLTVFPGIDHGVSNLHADSPTLLIHLRDSDAQKSREANSRPDVGHGDYMWGNYAAFSKICTHAGCPASLYEQQTNRLLCPCHQSQFLITDNARPVFGPASRRLPQLPIEVDSEGFFVAKSDYTETVGPDFWERP, encoded by the coding sequence ATGAGCACCCACACCGAGCACCAGGCCCCGCAGGGCCAGGAGCCGCTCGACGTGAACGACCCCAGGCTGACCCGGTTCGACATCGTTCGGGAAGGCGCGCGTCGGGACGACATCGAGATCGTCCACTACGAGCCGCAGGTGCTGCCGGGCACCAAGGCGGAGCGTCGGCTGACCCGGGTGGTCGCCGGCTTCTTCCTGATCACCGGCCTGGCCGCGACCGCCTTCCTGGCCATCTACATCTGGTGGCCGTGGAAGTACGAGGCGGGTCGCGGCGGCGACAAGTTCTACACCCCGCTGCTCGGCCTCACCCTCGGCGTGGCGCTGCTCGCCGTCGGCTTCGGCATCCTGACCTGGGGCAAGAAGTTGCTGCCCAAGGAGGTCTCGATCCAGGACCGGCACGAGGGCGCGGTGGATGCCGACGGCCGCACCATCACCGGCCAGACCATGCTCTACATGGCGGACGAGCTGGGCGTGAAGCGTCGCCCGCTGCTCGGCATCTCGCTGCTGGCCGGTCTCGCGCCGGTCGCCGCCGTCGCCGCGGCCCCGCTGGTCGGTGGGCTGATCTCGCAGCCGCACAAGAACAACCAGATGTTCACCACCGGGTTCGCCCCGGCCGAGGGTGGGCAGAAGATCCGCCTGGTCCGCGAGGACGGCCGTCCGGTTCGCCCGGCGGACATCAGTGCCGGTGGCCAGCTCACTGTCTTCCCGGGCATCGACCACGGCGTGAGCAACCTGCACGCCGACTCGCCGACGCTGCTGATCCACCTGCGCGACTCGGACGCCCAGAAGTCCCGCGAGGCCAACTCGCGCCCCGACGTCGGCCACGGCGACTACATGTGGGGCAACTACGCGGCGTTCTCCAAGATCTGCACGCACGCCGGTTGCCCGGCGAGCCTGTACGAGCAGCAGACCAACCGGCTGCTCTGCCCGTGCCACCAGTCCCAGTTCCTGATCACCGACAACGCCCGGCCTGTCTTCGGCCCCGCCAGCCGGCGGCTGCCGCAGCTGCCGATCGAGGTGGACTCCGAGGGCTTCTTCGTGGCGAAGTCCGACTACACCGAGACCGTCGGGCCTGACTTCTGGGAGCGGCCATGA